A window of Onychostoma macrolepis isolate SWU-2019 chromosome 24, ASM1243209v1, whole genome shotgun sequence genomic DNA:
GGTGGTGGCTGTCATCTACCGCTACATGAAGCTGAAGACAGTAGCAAACGTGTTTGTGCTCAATCTAGCCATATCAGACCTCACCTTCCTTATTACGCTACCTTTGTGGGCCACCTTCACAGCTACGGGGTACCATTGGCCATTTGGGACCTTTCTGTGCAAGGCAAGTGCCGGATTGGTCATCTTCAACCTCTATACTAGCATATTCTTCCTCACCGCTCTTAGCATTGATCGTTATCTTGCTATCGTACATCCAGTGCGCTCCAGACGCCAGCGCACGCTTTTCTACGCCAACCTCACGTGTGTGCTCATATGGCTGTTTGCCTTGTTCCTCAGTGCACCTACAGCACTAAGCCGGGATGTGTACGACATTGGGAACTCTACATTGTGCGCTGTGTGGCACCGCAGTGAGCAGATTAACTTGCTAGTTACCCTTAGCGTGCTAAAAAGCGTGCTAGGTTTCCTTGTGCCTTTCCTCGTCATCATCACCTGCTATTGCCTGATCGGTCAGGCACTTATGGGTTCCAAGGGTCTGCTGAGGAAAAATGTTCGCTCTCGGGAAGACGAAACTCTCCGTATGATAGCTGCTACTGTGCTAGCTTTCTTTGTTTGTTGGGCTCCTCACCAAGCTTTCCACTTCGTGGAGCTGCTGGCCACACTTGGCGTAGTGGAAAACTGCCAAACACTGGATGTTATTGACACAGCCATGCCATTTACCATCTGCATCTCCTATTTAAACAGTTGTGTAAACCCCATTCTTTATGGGTTTGTAGGACACAACTTTCGCAAGAACCTACTGAGGTTACTAGGTTGTGGGTCTGGACAATCTAGCAATAACATTAGCATTAGCTCAAAGATGAATGTCAGCTCCCATTGTAACTCTGGACTGCTCAACCCAACAAGCTCCAAGAACAATTCAACATCCGCTGTTAAGACATCTTTAGTGTAAAAGGCGTAGCTGAAATTTTGTATTTATCTGTTTTGGGATTTTGAATGGTActataagatatttttgattagcCAGCAAGATACAGCACTTGGCCAATGCACTGCCAAAGCATAGTTCTGATAAACATGAGTTACTGTATCAGTAACGATCAAAGGAGCAAGAGAATTGCATTCAAATGTCAGTACCATTAACTAAGATGTGTTATTCTGCTATAAACATATTCACTTTAACTAACTTACGTTTCAAGATTCTTCATCATGACTGCAGATAAAACTGAACGGTGTATGCCAATATCTATAAATAGCAGTCTGCTTCTCCGGTAAGTTTTCTTTTTCAGGTCAAGTGTACTTTCATTTGACATATTTATGAATGCAGACTG
This region includes:
- the agtr1b gene encoding type-1 angiotensin II receptor A → MENKTSGMSEGLHVNCSMSGRHSFIFTFIPVVYGCNFVIGIIGNSMVVAVIYRYMKLKTVANVFVLNLAISDLTFLITLPLWATFTATGYHWPFGTFLCKASAGLVIFNLYTSIFFLTALSIDRYLAIVHPVRSRRQRTLFYANLTCVLIWLFALFLSAPTALSRDVYDIGNSTLCAVWHRSEQINLLVTLSVLKSVLGFLVPFLVIITCYCLIGQALMGSKGLLRKNVRSREDETLRMIAATVLAFFVCWAPHQAFHFVELLATLGVVENCQTLDVIDTAMPFTICISYLNSCVNPILYGFVGHNFRKNLLRLLGCGSGQSSNNISISSKMNVSSHCNSGLLNPTSSKNNSTSAVKTSLV